The proteins below are encoded in one region of Brachyspira intermedia PWS/A:
- a CDS encoding M28 family peptidase, with translation MKYITTLFIVMTIMLYSCSNAKANTAQKENNQKINENFYFNADNAYSYIKKQTDLGPRNYGSEAHKKVREFFKQEISNLGYEVYSHNFEAPYIKGRKGENIYAFLKGKTDDYVIITSHFDSRSVAEKDPVLFNRDKPISGANDGASSSGVLLELMKALKNYNDLPYSVCFVLFDLEDDGNLFDVEGDSLIETDWIQGSIAFVNEIILRDKILDKQKIKFGILLDMVGSKNAKFRYESFAHTYYSTIYDKVWNYANNLGYKEYFIDGHYGTIIDDHTPFLNERIPFIDVIDMGYPFHHTSQDTIDKLDKKTLEAVGKTLEYTIKNADKVY, from the coding sequence ATGAAATATATTACAACCCTTTTTATAGTAATGACAATAATGTTATATTCATGCAGTAACGCCAAAGCAAATACAGCTCAAAAAGAAAACAATCAAAAAATTAATGAAAATTTTTATTTCAACGCTGATAATGCCTATAGTTATATAAAAAAACAAACAGATTTAGGCCCTCGCAATTATGGATCTGAAGCTCATAAAAAAGTAAGAGAGTTTTTTAAACAGGAAATTTCTAATCTTGGATATGAAGTTTATAGTCATAATTTTGAAGCTCCTTACATAAAAGGAAGAAAAGGCGAAAATATATATGCATTTCTAAAAGGCAAAACTGATGATTATGTAATTATTACTAGTCATTTTGACAGCCGTTCTGTTGCTGAAAAAGACCCTGTACTATTTAATAGAGATAAGCCTATAAGCGGTGCTAATGATGGAGCAAGCAGCAGTGGTGTTTTACTTGAACTTATGAAGGCTTTAAAAAATTATAATGATTTGCCTTATAGTGTATGCTTTGTACTATTCGATTTGGAAGATGACGGAAATCTATTCGATGTAGAAGGTGATTCTTTAATAGAAACAGATTGGATACAGGGAAGCATTGCTTTTGTTAATGAAATTATATTAAGAGATAAAATATTAGATAAACAAAAAATAAAATTCGGTATACTTCTTGATATGGTTGGAAGCAAAAATGCTAAATTCAGATATGAAAGTTTTGCCCATACATATTATTCTACAATATATGATAAAGTGTGGAATTATGCTAATAATTTAGGATACAAAGAATATTTTATTGACGGACATTATGGCACTATAATAGATGATCATACTCCTTTTTTAAATGAGAGAATACCTTTCATTGATGTTATAGATATGGGATATCCATTTCATCATACATCACAGGATACTATAGATAAATTAGATAAAAAGACTTTAGAAGCAGTAGGAAAAACCCTAGAATACACAATTAAAAATGCTGATAAAGTTTATTAA